The following coding sequences are from one Paenibacillus sp. FSL R5-0912 window:
- a CDS encoding metal-sensitive transcriptional regulator, with translation MSTNEKEHAGHDCGEDCHSSASGVRKSHHSPEFKSGLTTRLNRIEGQIRGVKGMIERDTYCDDVLNQLAAVQAALNSVGKLLLEGHMKSCIIERIEAGEHEVIDELLITVNKLMK, from the coding sequence GTGTCAACAAATGAGAAGGAGCATGCCGGGCATGACTGCGGCGAGGATTGCCATTCTTCTGCATCCGGTGTCCGCAAGAGCCATCATTCCCCGGAATTCAAGAGTGGACTGACCACCCGGCTTAACCGGATTGAGGGACAGATCCGCGGCGTCAAAGGTATGATTGAACGGGATACCTACTGTGATGATGTGCTTAATCAGCTGGCGGCGGTGCAGGCGGCACTGAACAGTGTCGGCAAGCTGCTGCTTGAAGGCCATATGAAGAGCTGCATTATCGAGCGGATCGAAGCCGGCGAGCATGAGGTTATCGATGAGCTGCTGATTACGGTGAATAAGCTGATGAAATAG
- a CDS encoding copper ion binding protein, translating into MSNVTLNVEGMSCGHCVSAVEKAVSGVGAAAKVDLPAKTVAVEFDENTVSLDAIKAAIEDQGYDVV; encoded by the coding sequence ATGTCGAACGTAACATTGAATGTAGAAGGAATGTCTTGTGGTCATTGTGTAAGTGCTGTAGAGAAAGCTGTGAGCGGCGTTGGGGCTGCGGCGAAGGTAGATCTTCCGGCAAAGACGGTAGCGGTTGAATTTGACGAGAACACAGTAAGCCTGGATGCAATCAAGGCAGCTATCGAGGATCAGGGCTACGACGTAGTTTAA